From the genome of Arthrobacter sp. ERGS1:01:
TGCCAGAGCCCAGCTGCTCAACGAGCTTCTCGATAACACGGAACAGAACCCATCCTTGGCGGCTTTGAAGCAAGAGCGCACCATCGTTATCCACGAGGCCCTCACCGACCAGAGGTGGCCTTTGTACAGCCAAGGACTCATAGACCGTGGAGTTAACAGCGTCCTGGCTGTTCCACTCATACTGGGCGACGGGGCAGCGGCGTCTATCAGCTTCTACTCCACCGTCCCGCATGCCTTCGACGACGACATGGCGGCCAGCGCCAAAAAATACGCCAGGCAGGCACAAGGTGCCCTCCGATTGGCCGTCCGGATCGGCGTTAAACAACAGAAGGCCGAGGACCTTCAAAACGCCATGAATGCCCGGACTGTCGTGGACCTCGCCATCGGCGTGATCATGGGCCAACAACACTGCCCCCAAGACACAGCCCTTGAGCTCCTGTGCAAGGCGGCCACCTCACGGAACGAAAACATCAGGATCATCGCCGAAGAAATCGTCAACTGGCTCACCAAAACCAACGTGACCACCCACTTCGACAGCTAGGCGCCCCGCCTGCACCCGTGGCCTGGCCTGGCCTGGCCTAAGGAGGCAACTAACCCACCGGGCGGCATTCAAGCGGCCGGGTAGTTGTCTTCGCGCAGGAAACGGGCGAGATGGGCGGCGTTGCGTGCAAGGCCGTCGTTGGTTGAAGCCACCAGGTCAGGAACCTTCTCGAGGTCCTTGTAGTCAATGGTTTGCATGGCTTCGCCCACCCAATAGGTTCCACCTTGCGCAGGCAGGGTGAATCCAATGTCGTTGAGGCCCTGCATCATGTCAGCGATAGTTTTGTGGGCCCCGTCTTCATTGCCGACCACCGCGACGGTCGCGACTTTGCCGTACATGATGGGGCGGCCTTGGGCGTCGGTTTCGGACAGGTCGGCATCCAGCCGTTCCATGACCTGTTGGGCAACGCTGCACGGGTGGCCCATCCAGATAGGTGTGGACAGCACCAGGATGTCCGCGGCAAGGATTTGCTCCCTGATGGAGGGCCAAGCGTCGCCATCGCCCATATCCACAAGCACGCCCCGCTTGACGTTGTGATCCACCACACGAAGTGAAGATGTGGCGACTCCGTGGCTTTCAAGTTCACCCAACACATGCTGCGCGAGCAGTTCACTACTGGATGCCGCCGGTGATGGGGAAAGCGTGCAAATAATGGCGAGAGCTGAAAGATCGGTCATAAGTCCGTTCCCGGTGAAATAGGGGTATTGGGGGTCTATCGCGTTATTGTGCCTCTATTGCAGTACACCACGCATGACCGGGCAGCGCCACCGGCCCACTTCCACATCGGAGGCTGTCGACTGCTTGTCCCCGCACTCATTGCCGGCAGCCGGCGAGACGGCCCGTAGCTTCTTCGGATTCAAAGGTCTAGAGTCGGAAACAGCAGATGAAGCAGCCATCGGCGTGTGCGGAGTGTCCAGATCACCATCGGTTGCCAGTCATCACGACTACCCTTCCGGTAGCTGCCCGCTCCACAACCATCCAACCATTGTGGAGGACCCCCATGTTTGAACATTTCACCACGCCCGAAGAAATTTTCAGCTACAAGCTCGGCTCAGCACTGACCATGGAGTACGACTCTTTGGAAATGCTCGGCGAGTTGGAGACGACGGCCCAGCGCAGCGAACTCAAAACGCTGTTCCAGGAACACGCAGCGGAAACCCGCCAGCAAATTGAAAACCTCAAGAAGTGCTTCGAATTGCTCGGCGAAGACGTGAACGATTCCCCCTCGCCCACCACCAAGGGCTTGGCCAAAGAAGGCAAGTCATCCATCGCCAAGACCGACGACAGCCTCCTCGATGCCGTGGTGCTCGCCGGCGCCCTCGAGACCGAGCACTACGAAACGGCCGTCTACGAAACATTGATCACCCACGCCGACGCCCGGGGTGCATCGGAGGTGGTGGCCCTGTTGCGGGCAAACCTGGACCAGGAACAGGCCGCCATTGACAAGATCAAGAAGGCCGCGACATCGATTGCACACGCGGGAGTCGCCGTCGAGGAAACGGACTCCCCGGATGCGGCAACAGGTTTTGACGGACTCGGTGGGATCGCCCCCGCAGGGGTCCCGCCCTTCCTTCCGCCGTCCAGCATCTAGCTCCAATCGAGCATTTGGACTTGGGGCAGCTGGAAGTTGAAGGCCACCACAGACCCCAGTAGTGACGTCTGGGCGCCGCGAACTCCCTACGCCCGGGCGGGGAGACCCATCCGTGTGGATCAGGGACTGGCAGCGGGGTCCGGTCGGCCGGCCGGACTGCTCAGTGCGGTGCGGGACCCCTGCCAGTCAGCCGCCCGTGACGGTGAACCAGATCCCGTAGACGCCCGCCACGCACATGACGGCCGTGGTTGCCCAGCCCAGGATGGTGGAGAGCGCGCGATTGCGGTATTTGCCCATGATTTTCCGGTCCCGTGAAATGAGCATCATGATGATCAGGAACGGTCCGGCCGTGGTGGCATTGACCACTGCGCTAAGAACTAGCAGCCCGATGGGGTTGGTATCGATGACGGCGAGGACCGTGCCAAGGACCATTCCGGCCCCAAGCAGTGAATAGAACGCTGGAGCTTTACTTGGTTTGCGATCCAATCTCCAGTTCTTGTTCAACAGTCCCATGAGTCCAACGACGCCGGAGGCTGCAAGGACGGGAACCGCAAGCATTCCGGAGCGATGAAGCCTAGCGCGAAAAGGGTTCCAGCATAGCTACCCGCCACGGGCTCTAGGGCCTGGGCCGCATCGGCGACGCTGCTGACTGTCTTGTGTTGTGTGCCTAGGGTCGCCGCGGATGAAGCGATGATGGCGAACATGACCAGAGCGCTGAACACCATTCCCGGGAAGACGTCGACCCGGCCATTGCGCAACGTACGATCGGCCTCCCTGCGGGGCCGGTTCTTCAATGCCGGTGCCATGTCGCCTTCCCTGGATTCGACACGGAGTTCCTCGATACGTCGGGCCGACTGCCAGAAGAACATGCACGGGGAAATCGTGGTGCTCAACACGGCCACTATCAGCCCCAAGTACGCCAGCGAGAGCTGGAATTGCAACCCCAGCAGGCCACGGCCGACGTCGGCCTAATTGACGCCTGAGACGAATAGGAAACCTACATAGATCAGGAGCCCCAGGCACAGCCGTTTGAAAGTCCGCCCGATCCATTCAAAGGAGCCAAAAGCTACGGCCACAATGGTGCCGACGCAGGCGATCGCTGTCCTGAAGAAGCCCGGGCCAGCCCTCAAAAGTGTCATGCCCAGACCGATGGCGTTCAGATCCGCTGCCAGATTCAGGCAATTTGCCGCAATCAGCGCCACCACCAGCACCCCGATCTCGATCCTGAAACCGAGGGTGAACTTGCGCCGAATGAGCGCCCCTACGCTGTCCCCTGTGGCCAAAGCCATTCGGTCGCAAATCTCCTGGACGGCCATCATCATCGGCATCGTCACCGGAACTGTCCAGAGCAGGCCGTTTCCGTAGGCGGCGCCGGCTTGCGAATATGTGGCAATTCCGAGGGATCATCGTCGGCCGCTCCCGTCACCACACCCGGCCCCAAAATCTTGAGGAAGCGCAGCAGAGGATTCCTGTGCCCGGACCGGGACTGGGTCGCAGGCTGATCGTCCGCCGTTCCCACCTCGTCATGTGTGTCCGGCACGCGGATCCCGCTCATGACAAGGTCCCCTCTTTGTCCCGTCCCATCGAACGCAACAGCCTCGGATACACGATTAGTGCGAACACGAGGCCAATAATCAGCAATCCCATGACGAGTGCCGCCGCCAGCGCACCGAGAACCACGTAGAAGATCAAGCCGGCACCTCCCGCCACCAAGGTGCCGACCAGCCACAGCACGGTTTGCACCACACGGTGCCCGGCGACCACCAAGCGCTCCTTGATTCTTAGCCCAAACAGTTCACGATGTACCGCCACGGGAACAAGCATCAAGCCCGTCGCCCCGGCCGCAACAATCACCAGAGACAGGTACAAGACCACTGCTGGAGTGGGAAG
Proteins encoded in this window:
- a CDS encoding GAF and ANTAR domain-containing protein codes for the protein MTTPTIDQTHPNNTPAPCKTAKEQSPPGPGLTVAEHLQELVIDSTDLTEFLLLLCDYSATLATAEDQPAAVECAVMLYQRHRTLAGTGNTARAQLLNELLDNTEQNPSLAALKQERTIVIHEALTDQRWPLYSQGLIDRGVNSVLAVPLILGDGAAASISFYSTVPHAFDDDMAASAKKYARQAQGALRLAVRIGVKQQKAEDLQNAMNARTVVDLAIGVIMGQQHCPQDTALELLCKAATSRNENIRIIAEEIVNWLTKTNVTTHFDS
- a CDS encoding flavodoxin family protein, translating into MTDLSALAIICTLSPSPAASSSELLAQHVLGELESHGVATSSLRVVDHNVKRGVLVDMGDGDAWPSIREQILAADILVLSTPIWMGHPCSVAQQVMERLDADLSETDAQGRPIMYGKVATVAVVGNEDGAHKTIADMMQGLNDIGFTLPAQGGTYWVGEAMQTIDYKDLEKVPDLVASTNDGLARNAAHLARFLREDNYPAA
- a CDS encoding YciE/YciF ferroxidase family protein, with the translated sequence MFEHFTTPEEIFSYKLGSALTMEYDSLEMLGELETTAQRSELKTLFQEHAAETRQQIENLKKCFELLGEDVNDSPSPTTKGLAKEGKSSIAKTDDSLLDAVVLAGALETEHYETAVYETLITHADARGASEVVALLRANLDQEQAAIDKIKKAATSIAHAGVAVEETDSPDAATGFDGLGGIAPAGVPPFLPPSSI
- a CDS encoding DUF6328 family protein, coding for MARLIHDDFENSVHVPQDSPSRGGIDAGDGRHETRNEQRDRNWDDLLQELRVMQTGTQIIAGFLLTLPFQQRFAFLPTPAVVLYLSLVIVAAGATGLMLVPVAVHRELFGLRIKERLVVAGHRVVQTVLWLVGTLVAGGAGLIFYVVLGALAAALVMGLLIIGLVFALIVYPRLLRSMGRDKEGTLS